The following are from one region of the Pectobacterium actinidiae genome:
- a CDS encoding DUF986 family protein, whose translation MTMTDITLVVLIALALVYAIYDEFIMDKLKGKTQLLVPLKRINRLDTLIFIGLVGILIYQNVMNNGAIITTYLLISLAFMACYLAYIRRPKLVFKSTGFFYANIFIPYTRIKNMNLSEDGVLVIELEKRRLLIQVTQLDDLEKIYKFMIENQ comes from the coding sequence ATGACAATGACAGATATCACACTGGTCGTGTTGATTGCGTTAGCACTGGTTTATGCCATCTACGATGAGTTCATCATGGACAAACTCAAAGGGAAAACACAGCTCCTCGTCCCGCTGAAGCGGATTAACCGGCTCGATACGCTGATTTTCATCGGCTTAGTGGGGATTCTTATTTATCAGAATGTGATGAATAACGGTGCCATTATCACCACCTACCTTTTGATTTCGCTGGCCTTCATGGCGTGTTATCTGGCCTATATTCGTCGTCCCAAACTGGTTTTTAAATCAACCGGGTTCTTTTATGCGAATATATTCATTCCTTATACCAGAATTAAAAATATGAATTTATCTGAGGATGGTGTATTAGTCATTGAACTAGAAAAGCGTCGTTTATTGATACAGGTTACACAGCTGGATGATTTAGAAAAAATATATAAATTTATGATTGAGAATCAATGA
- a CDS encoding PTS mannose transporter subunit IID, which translates to MVDNTNVKKLTDSDIRAVFIRSNLFQGSWNFERMQALGFCFSMVPVIRRLYPENSEERKQAIKRHLEFFNTQPFVAAPILGVTMAMEEQRANGAPIDDAAINGLKVGLMGPLAGVGDPIFWGTARPVFAALGAGIAMSGSLLGPVLFFLLFNLVRLLVRYYGVAYGYRKGIDIVSDMGGGFLQKMTEAASILGLFVMGALVNKWTHVNIPMVVSTVTNQNGETTVTTVQSILDQLMPGLVPLLLTFGCMWLLRRKVNALWLIMGFFAIGIFGYWIGLLGL; encoded by the coding sequence ATGGTCGACAATACGAATGTTAAAAAACTCACTGACAGCGACATCCGCGCGGTGTTTATCCGTTCCAACCTGTTTCAAGGCTCCTGGAACTTTGAACGTATGCAGGCGCTCGGCTTCTGTTTTTCCATGGTTCCGGTGATTCGCCGTCTTTATCCTGAAAATTCCGAAGAGCGTAAACAAGCGATCAAGCGCCATTTGGAGTTCTTCAATACGCAGCCATTTGTTGCCGCTCCGATACTCGGCGTAACGATGGCCATGGAAGAACAACGTGCTAACGGTGCTCCTATCGATGACGCGGCAATAAACGGTCTGAAAGTCGGGCTGATGGGGCCACTGGCTGGCGTCGGTGACCCGATATTCTGGGGTACCGCCCGTCCGGTATTCGCTGCACTCGGCGCAGGGATTGCCATGAGCGGCAGCCTGCTGGGGCCAGTCCTCTTCTTCCTCCTGTTTAACCTGGTTCGCCTGTTGGTCCGGTACTATGGTGTCGCCTACGGCTACCGTAAGGGGATCGATATCGTCAGTGATATGGGCGGCGGTTTCCTGCAAAAAATGACCGAAGCGGCTTCAATTCTCGGCTTGTTCGTTATGGGGGCATTGGTCAATAAATGGACTCACGTCAACATACCGATGGTGGTGTCGACGGTGACAAACCAGAACGGAGAGACCACAGTAACCACCGTTCAATCCATCCTTGACCAGCTTATGCCGGGGCTCGTTCCCCTGCTGCTGACGTTCGGCTGTATGTGGCTGTTACGGCGCAAGGTAAACGCGCTATGGCTGATTATGGGCTTCTTCGCCATTGGTATCTTCGGATACTGGATCGGCCTGCTCGGCCTGTAA
- the manX gene encoding PTS mannose transporter subunit IIAB — MSIAIMLCTHGATAGPLLKTAEMILGEQSNVAWIDFVPGENAETLIEKYQEKLTQLDTSQGVLFLVDTWGGSPFNAASRLVTDKENQDVIAGVNIPMLAETFMARDDNPSFSDLVSIALETGRDGVKALKHQEAPKTVPPSSPPPPKINAVPTPAGPGEHMKIGLARIDDRLIHGQVATRWTKETNVSRIIVVSDEVAADNVRKTLLTQVAPPGVTAHVVDVAKAVRVYDNPKYAADRVMLLFTNPTDVLTLIENGVNITSVNIGGMAFKQGKTQVNNAVSIDEKDIAAFRELDKRGVELEVRKVSTDSRIKMMDLINKMPR, encoded by the coding sequence GTGAGTATTGCAATCATGTTATGCACTCACGGCGCCACTGCGGGACCGCTGTTAAAGACAGCGGAAATGATCCTTGGCGAGCAAAGTAATGTCGCCTGGATTGATTTCGTTCCTGGAGAAAACGCCGAAACATTGATAGAAAAATATCAGGAAAAACTCACGCAGTTAGACACATCTCAAGGCGTGCTGTTTCTCGTTGATACCTGGGGCGGCAGCCCGTTCAACGCCGCCAGCCGCCTCGTCACCGACAAAGAAAACCAGGATGTTATCGCTGGCGTGAATATTCCCATGCTAGCGGAAACCTTTATGGCTCGGGATGATAATCCGTCCTTTTCCGATCTGGTTTCTATCGCCTTAGAAACTGGCAGAGATGGCGTAAAAGCGCTAAAGCATCAGGAAGCTCCCAAAACCGTCCCCCCTTCTTCTCCACCTCCTCCAAAAATCAACGCCGTACCCACACCGGCAGGACCCGGCGAACATATGAAGATTGGGTTGGCACGTATCGACGACCGTCTGATTCATGGTCAGGTCGCTACCCGCTGGACGAAAGAAACCAATGTTTCGCGCATTATTGTTGTCAGCGATGAAGTCGCCGCCGATAACGTGCGTAAAACGTTGCTGACTCAGGTTGCGCCGCCGGGCGTTACCGCGCACGTAGTGGATGTGGCAAAAGCCGTTCGTGTTTATGACAACCCGAAATATGCTGCCGACCGCGTGATGCTGCTGTTCACCAATCCGACAGATGTATTAACACTGATCGAAAATGGCGTAAACATCACCTCGGTCAATATTGGCGGGATGGCATTCAAACAGGGGAAAACGCAGGTAAATAATGCCGTCTCTATCGATGAGAAGGATATTGCGGCATTCCGTGAATTAGATAAACGCGGTGTTGAATTGGAGGTTCGGAAAGTCTCAACCGATTCCCGGATTAAAATGATGGACTTGATTAACAAAATGCCGCGTTGA
- a CDS encoding PTS mannose/fructose/sorbose transporter subunit IIC codes for MEITTLQIVLIFLVACVSGMGSILDEFQFHRPLVACTLIGAVLGDLKTGIIIGGTLEMIALGWMNIGAAVAPDAALASIISTILVIAGGQGIGAGIALAIPLAAAGQVLTIIVRTITVAFQHAADSAAERGNLTAISWIHVSALLLQAMRIAIPAVIVAVSVGTDAVHALLNSIPEVVTNGLNIAGGMIVVVGYAMVINMMRAGYLMPFFYLGFVTAAFTEFNLVALGVIGIVMAVLYIQLSPKYNKVQGQSVASGNNGLDNELD; via the coding sequence ATGGAGATTACCACACTTCAAATTGTGCTGATATTTCTCGTCGCATGTGTTTCGGGGATGGGTTCGATTCTTGATGAATTCCAGTTCCACCGTCCACTCGTCGCTTGTACGCTGATTGGTGCAGTATTAGGTGATTTAAAAACCGGGATCATTATCGGCGGTACGCTGGAAATGATCGCATTAGGCTGGATGAACATCGGTGCGGCCGTCGCACCGGATGCGGCGCTGGCTTCCATTATCTCAACCATTCTGGTTATTGCTGGCGGTCAGGGGATCGGCGCAGGGATTGCGCTGGCGATTCCACTCGCAGCGGCCGGGCAAGTCTTAACCATCATTGTTCGTACCATCACCGTTGCGTTCCAGCATGCGGCAGACAGCGCGGCAGAGCGCGGTAATCTGACGGCTATCAGTTGGATTCACGTTTCTGCCCTACTGTTACAGGCCATGCGTATCGCGATTCCTGCGGTGATCGTTGCCGTTTCCGTGGGGACCGACGCCGTTCACGCGCTGCTGAACTCCATCCCGGAAGTGGTGACCAACGGTCTGAATATCGCCGGGGGCATGATTGTTGTTGTCGGCTACGCGATGGTCATCAACATGATGCGCGCGGGCTACCTGATGCCGTTCTTCTATCTTGGCTTCGTTACCGCTGCGTTCACCGAGTTCAACCTGGTGGCGCTGGGCGTGATCGGTATTGTGATGGCGGTGCTGTATATCCAACTCAGCCCGAAATATAACAAGGTTCAAGGCCAGTCTGTCGCGTCAGGCAATAACGGTCTTGATAACGAACTGGATTAA
- a CDS encoding TerC family protein produces the protein MEFLLDPSIWAGLLTLVVLEIVLGIDNLVFIAILADKLPPKQRDKARIIGLSLALLMRLGLLSLISWMVTLTRPLFSLGDFSFSGRDLILLFGGMFLLFKATMELHERLENKTHDGNGNRAHASFWAVVAQIVVLDAVFSLDAVITAVGMVDHLGVMMTAVIIAMGVMLLASKPLTRFVNEHPTVVVLCLSFLLMIGLSLMAEGLGFHIPKGYLYAAIGFSILIEMFNQIARHNFMKHQSHRPLRERTAEAILRLMGSRKNTDDVDTDEPLKKLTTEEFAEEERNMISGVLTLASRSLRSVMTPRTEISWVDSASSVEQIRMQLLDTPHSLFPICRGSLDELIGVVRAKDLLVALETQTDVESFAAANPPIVVPETLDVINLLPVLRRAKGSLVIIANEFGVVQGLVTPLDVLEAIAGEFPDEDETLDIIPDGEGWLVKGGTDLHALQQVVDSSDLVDPKEEYASLAGMLLANSDEFLKVGDTIELHHLRFHILEVSEYRIELVRVERIVDEEDAEEA, from the coding sequence ATGGAATTTTTGCTAGATCCTTCAATCTGGGCAGGCTTATTGACGCTGGTGGTACTTGAAATTGTTCTGGGTATCGACAATTTGGTGTTTATCGCCATTTTGGCGGATAAATTACCTCCCAAGCAGCGAGATAAAGCCCGCATTATCGGTTTAAGCCTGGCGCTGTTAATGCGTCTGGGTTTGTTGTCTTTGATTTCCTGGATGGTCACACTGACGCGTCCACTGTTTAGCCTTGGCGATTTCAGCTTCTCAGGTCGCGACCTGATTTTACTGTTCGGCGGTATGTTCCTTTTGTTCAAGGCTACGATGGAGTTGCATGAACGGTTAGAGAATAAAACGCACGATGGCAACGGTAATCGCGCCCACGCCAGTTTCTGGGCTGTGGTGGCGCAGATCGTCGTGCTGGATGCCGTGTTCTCGCTGGATGCCGTGATTACCGCGGTGGGAATGGTCGATCACCTGGGCGTGATGATGACGGCGGTGATCATTGCGATGGGTGTCATGCTGCTTGCTTCTAAACCACTGACCCGATTCGTCAACGAACATCCAACGGTGGTGGTCCTGTGTCTCAGCTTCTTGCTGATGATTGGCTTGAGCCTGATGGCGGAAGGTCTTGGCTTCCACATTCCGAAAGGTTATCTGTACGCAGCGATTGGCTTCTCTATCCTGATCGAAATGTTTAACCAGATTGCCCGTCATAACTTTATGAAACATCAGTCGCACCGTCCTTTGCGTGAGCGTACCGCAGAGGCCATTCTGCGCCTGATGGGCTCACGGAAAAACACGGACGATGTGGATACGGATGAACCGCTGAAGAAACTCACAACAGAGGAATTCGCCGAAGAAGAGCGCAATATGATCAGCGGTGTGCTGACGTTAGCCTCGCGTTCGCTGCGCAGCGTGATGACGCCACGTACTGAAATTTCCTGGGTGGATAGTGCGAGTTCTGTCGAACAGATCCGTATGCAGTTGCTGGACACGCCTCACAGCCTATTCCCAATTTGTCGCGGCTCGCTGGATGAACTTATCGGCGTTGTCCGTGCCAAGGATCTGCTGGTGGCGCTGGAAACACAGACTGATGTGGAAAGCTTTGCTGCGGCTAATCCACCGATCGTCGTGCCGGAAACGCTGGATGTGATTAACCTGCTGCCTGTTCTACGTCGTGCGAAAGGTAGTCTGGTCATCATTGCCAACGAATTTGGCGTGGTGCAAGGACTGGTCACGCCGCTGGACGTGCTGGAAGCGATCGCGGGTGAATTCCCAGATGAAGACGAAACGCTGGATATCATCCCAGACGGCGAAGGCTGGTTGGTGAAAGGCGGAACGGATCTACACGCTTTGCAACAGGTCGTGGATAGCAGCGATCTGGTTGATCCGAAGGAGGAGTATGCTTCACTGGCCGGAATGCTGCTGGCAAACAGTGATGAATTCCTGAAAGTCGGGGACACCATTGAATTGCACCATCTGCGTTTCCATATCCTCGAAGTGTCCGAATACCGTATCGAACTGGTACGCGTGGAACGCATTGTGGATGAGGAAGACGCTGAAGAAGCGTAA